The following nucleotide sequence is from Melioribacteraceae bacterium.
AGATCACTATACGGCGGAAATGTTGAGACAAGAATTCAGCAGGAAATTGTACTTGGTATCGGCGGTATTCGTGCTCTTCATGCAATGGAACTGATTCCTGTTGTTTGCCACATGAATGAAGGACATTCGGCATTCCTCGCTCTTGAACGTATAAGAACATTGATTAATAAAAATAATCTTACCTTCGATCAAGCACGTGATATAAATTTGTACTCGAACGTATTTACAACCCACACTCCGGTCCCTGCCGGAATCGATGTCTTCCCGAATGAACTTATTGAAAAATATTTCGGAGACTATTATAGAAAAGAACTTGGAATCGGCGATAAACAGTTCTATAAACTCGGTACAATTATTAAACATAAAGAACCATCTAACTTCAATATGGCTCATCTTGCGATGAACATGGCTTCTTTTGTAAATGGTGTTAGTAAATTGCACGGACATGTATCTAAAAAAATGTGGGTTGCCGGTTATCCCGATATCCCATTCGATGAAATACCAATTGATTATGTTACAAACGGTATTCATACAATGTCACATCTATCGTATGATATGAATGAACTGTTCTATCGTTATCTGGGTGATAAATTTATTTACGATCCGGCAGATAAAAGTGCATGGGAATCAATAAATGAAATTCCGGATGAAGAACTTTGGCGTACTCATGAAAGAAGAAGAGAAAGATTAATTGCATTTGCGAGAAAGAGATTAAAACAACAGATCATTAATAGGGGAGGATCCGATTCCGAAATTAGATCAGCTTCCGAAGTGCTTAACGCATCCGCTCTCACAATAGGATTTGCAAGAAGATTTGCTACTTATAAAAGAGCGACACTAATATTTAAAGATATCGAACGACTAACAAGTATTCTCTATAACGCAAAACGCCCCGTGCAATTGATCATTGCCGGTAAAGCTCACCCAAGAGATGAAGAGGGTAAAGCGTTAATCCAAGAAATTATTGATCTTGCAAAGGATGATATGCTCCGTAAGCGCGTTGTCTTTCTTGAAAATTATGATATGAACGTAGCTCGCTATATGGTTGAAGGTTGTGATATTTGGCTAAATAACCCACGCCGGCCTTTAGAGGCTAGCGGAACATCCGGTATGAAAGTGATAGCAAATGGTGGCCTCAATTTTAGTGTGCTGGATGGCTGGTGGGATGAAGGTTATACTCATGAAGTCGGTTGGAAAATTGGCAACGGTGAAGAATATGATGATCTCGATTATCAAGATGAACTTGAATCAAGAATGATATATGATACTCTAGAAAACGAAATTGTACCGAAGTTTTATGAGAGAGGAGATGACAAGCTCCCGCGTGATTGGATTAAAATGATGAAAGCTTCTATGAAAAATCTTGGTCCGGTCTATAATACCAATCGAATGGTTGAAGAATATACAAGCAAGTTCTATGTAAATTCTCTTGAAAAAAGAACACAACTCCTAAAAGATAATT
It contains:
- the glgP gene encoding alpha-glucan family phosphorylase, with the protein product MVNFIGTFNVVPSLPKKLSALLDIAYNLYWTWNQDAVELFRRLDRDLWDLLNHNPVLLLGKINQERLLEAANDDGFLAHLNRVDNDLKTYLQEQSWYQKNYKKEKEPYVAYFSAEFGLTECLQIYSGGLGVLAGDHLKSASDLGVPLVGVGLGYREGYFQQYLSSDGWQQERYEMTDFYNQPLTLVTDKDGNPIKIDLQFPGRKVFFQIWKIQVGRVPLFLLDTYVDENSEEDKNITRSLYGGNVETRIQQEIVLGIGGIRALHAMELIPVVCHMNEGHSAFLALERIRTLINKNNLTFDQARDINLYSNVFTTHTPVPAGIDVFPNELIEKYFGDYYRKELGIGDKQFYKLGTIIKHKEPSNFNMAHLAMNMASFVNGVSKLHGHVSKKMWVAGYPDIPFDEIPIDYVTNGIHTMSHLSYDMNELFYRYLGDKFIYDPADKSAWESINEIPDEELWRTHERRRERLIAFARKRLKQQIINRGGSDSEIRSASEVLNASALTIGFARRFATYKRATLIFKDIERLTSILYNAKRPVQLIIAGKAHPRDEEGKALIQEIIDLAKDDMLRKRVVFLENYDMNVARYMVEGCDIWLNNPRRPLEASGTSGMKVIANGGLNFSVLDGWWDEGYTHEVGWKIGNGEEYDDLDYQDELESRMIYDTLENEIVPKFYERGDDKLPRDWIKMMKASMKNLGPVYNTNRMVEEYTSKFYVNSLEKRTQLLKDNCKTAKEFSAWKSHVLQGWSKLNFVKVEHVKDSSDIKVGSKFTVTAEVDLGDLSPDDVEVQIYFGKLVANGDTQNNSYSIMSHVAKGKTKVHNYKGEITCKDTGQFGYTLRILPKHKLLVNPFELGVIKWVK